From a single Micromonospora carbonacea genomic region:
- a CDS encoding XdhC family protein — protein sequence MDEVLAELLRRCADGDAVGLATVVETWRSAPHPAGTAMLVGPDDAVTGSVSGGCVEAALHDACREAVRTGRPALLRFGVAGADALAAGLTCGGTIEVYVERVDRAGFAELPALAGAVRAGTAAAVLTCVQGPPGRLGRRIVAGPDGHQGSLGDPGLDEAALAAGRRLLAEGRSGPVRLPPAGPGAAGPVRVLVRSYPPPPRLIVCGAIDVAAELARVGVVLGYRVTVCDARPVFATARRFPQAREVVVDWPHRYLAAEAAAGRLDGRTAVCVLTHDPRFDVPVLRLALGLPLGFVGAMGSRRTHHDRLGRLREAGVTDAELARLSSPVGLDVGGRDAAEVAVSIAAELVAVRHGRAGGRLRDATGDLHG from the coding sequence GTGGATGAGGTGCTCGCCGAGCTGCTCCGCCGCTGCGCGGACGGCGACGCCGTCGGCCTGGCCACCGTCGTCGAGACCTGGCGCAGCGCCCCCCACCCGGCCGGCACCGCGATGCTGGTCGGCCCGGACGACGCGGTCACCGGCAGCGTCTCGGGCGGCTGCGTCGAGGCCGCGCTGCACGACGCCTGCCGGGAGGCCGTGCGCACCGGGCGGCCCGCGCTGCTGCGCTTCGGGGTGGCCGGCGCCGACGCCCTCGCGGCGGGCCTGACCTGCGGGGGCACCATCGAGGTGTACGTCGAACGGGTCGACCGCGCCGGCTTCGCGGAGCTGCCGGCGCTGGCCGGGGCCGTCCGGGCGGGCACGGCGGCGGCGGTGCTGACCTGCGTGCAGGGGCCGCCGGGGCGGCTCGGCCGGCGGATCGTGGCCGGGCCGGACGGCCACCAGGGCAGCCTCGGCGACCCCGGGCTGGACGAGGCGGCGCTGGCCGCCGGCCGCCGGCTGCTGGCCGAGGGCCGCAGCGGGCCGGTGCGGCTGCCGCCCGCCGGTCCCGGCGCGGCGGGGCCGGTGCGGGTGCTGGTGCGCTCCTATCCCCCGCCGCCCCGGTTGATCGTGTGCGGCGCGATCGACGTGGCGGCCGAGCTGGCCCGGGTCGGCGTCGTCCTCGGCTACCGGGTCACCGTCTGCGACGCCCGCCCGGTCTTCGCCACCGCGCGCCGCTTCCCGCAGGCGCGGGAGGTGGTGGTCGACTGGCCGCACCGCTATCTCGCGGCCGAGGCCGCGGCGGGTCGGCTGGACGGGCGCACCGCCGTCTGCGTGCTCACCCACGACCCCAGGTTCGACGTGCCGGTGCTGCGGCTGGCCCTCGGCCTCCCGCTGGGCTTCGTCGGGGCGATGGGCTCCCGGCGGACCCACCACGACCGGCTCGGCCGGCTCCGCGAGGCCGGCGTCACCGACGCGGAGCTGGCCCGGCTGAGCTCCCCCGTGGGCCTGGACGTGGGAGGCCGCGACGCCGCCGAGGTCGCGGTCAGCATCGCCGCGGAACTCGTCGCGGTGCGGCACGGCCGCGCGGGCGGGCGGCTGCGCGACGCCACCGGCGACCTCCACGGCTGA